A part of Candidatus Wallbacteria bacterium genomic DNA contains:
- a CDS encoding tetratricopeptide repeat protein, with protein MKQRFLVIVLGLFCGLLILEAFFQAAGLLIVLRRVVVKRQDVSEFLILCLGDSFTYGFGVEKGSDYPALLEKWLNEHQPNRKFRVVNAGVGGINSRYLLDNLPDNLARYKPDLVTIQVGGQNRMNFTGYDEGSNQLVRFFYALSNHSRVLRLFRMLYKDLKDSREDLALALKLTIEEGRFAGALPEILPGNDKNSTEIVCSIDYFRLTGEVWDLIREKNFDGARKCINSRLESSADDVYAQGWDKFSIGNFAAASEKFREGLRKYPGSEHLLVGLGFSSLEEKKLQLAFEYFKKALQMDSHDTGPMLGIGQAYFYSENYALAERWFARVMELDPGNGWAYNFLGSLYFELKEYGKAEKYFRDGIRVNPEMPNNYTSLGEVVQLLGRLSEACSIFEKAIQMGTFFSWEESELNRMQARAKIDLDPFNNKDLGKKLLLRAIELDPSNTQALVDLGWFCAGERDYQKALEYFERGKNYEATAWIKKLLSNQFNDDTAAEWLEKDLDSVALICGKAGLPLLFLNYPEMDNLPLRKVAQREGIPLADLTAEFGKLWQTGKSRNDYFLPDRHCNLLGNLETARILGERILALPDKT; from the coding sequence TTGAAGCAGAGATTTCTGGTCATTGTCCTGGGCTTGTTTTGCGGGCTGCTGATTCTGGAAGCCTTTTTTCAGGCTGCCGGTTTGTTGATCGTGCTGCGCCGTGTTGTGGTCAAACGCCAGGATGTTTCTGAATTCCTGATCCTCTGTCTAGGCGATTCGTTCACTTATGGTTTTGGAGTTGAGAAGGGCAGCGATTATCCGGCTCTCCTTGAAAAATGGCTTAACGAGCATCAACCGAATCGAAAGTTCCGCGTGGTCAATGCTGGAGTGGGAGGCATCAATTCAAGATACCTGCTCGACAACCTGCCCGACAATCTGGCCCGCTACAAACCTGACCTCGTTACAATACAGGTGGGCGGGCAGAACAGGATGAATTTTACCGGCTACGACGAAGGATCCAATCAACTGGTGCGATTTTTTTATGCTTTAAGCAACCATTCCAGGGTATTGAGGCTGTTCCGGATGCTATATAAGGATCTGAAGGACTCCAGGGAAGACCTGGCACTGGCGCTGAAACTTACGATCGAGGAAGGACGTTTTGCCGGAGCGCTTCCAGAAATCCTCCCGGGAAATGATAAAAACTCTACTGAAATAGTCTGTTCGATCGATTATTTCAGGCTGACTGGCGAAGTCTGGGACCTGATCAGGGAAAAGAATTTCGATGGGGCGAGGAAATGCATTAATTCCAGACTGGAATCCAGTGCCGACGATGTCTATGCCCAGGGCTGGGATAAGTTTTCTATAGGTAATTTCGCAGCAGCTTCGGAAAAATTCAGGGAAGGACTTAGAAAATATCCTGGCAGCGAACATCTGCTCGTAGGTCTGGGGTTTTCCTCACTTGAGGAAAAAAAGCTGCAGCTGGCCTTCGAGTACTTCAAAAAAGCGCTTCAGATGGACAGTCACGATACAGGCCCCATGCTTGGGATCGGGCAGGCTTACTTTTATTCTGAAAATTATGCCCTTGCCGAGCGCTGGTTCGCGAGGGTCATGGAGCTCGATCCAGGCAATGGCTGGGCTTACAATTTTCTGGGAAGTCTTTATTTCGAGCTGAAGGAATACGGAAAGGCTGAAAAATATTTCAGGGACGGGATCAGGGTGAATCCTGAAATGCCGAACAATTACACTTCACTGGGGGAAGTGGTGCAGCTTCTGGGCAGGCTTTCAGAAGCCTGCAGCATTTTTGAAAAGGCCATCCAGATGGGCACTTTTTTTTCCTGGGAGGAAAGTGAGCTCAATCGGATGCAGGCCAGAGCCAAGATTGACCTGGATCCATTCAACAATAAGGACTTGGGAAAAAAACTCCTGTTAAGGGCTATTGAGCTGGATCCAAGCAACACCCAGGCTCTGGTTGATCTCGGCTGGTTCTGCGCCGGGGAACGGGACTATCAGAAAGCCCTGGAGTATTTTGAACGCGGGAAGAACTATGAAGCCACGGCCTGGATCAAAAAGCTGCTTTCCAATCAGTTCAATGATGACACAGCTGCCGAATGGCTGGAAAAAGATCTGGATTCTGTGGCTTTGATCTGTGGAAAGGCCGGACTGCCGCTTTTATTCCTGAATTATCCTGAAATGGATAACCTGCCGCTGCGCAAAGTGGCTCAGCGTGAAGGAATACCTCTGGCAGACCTGACCGCAGAATTCGGTAAGCTCTGGCAGACGGGTAAATCAAGGAACGATTATTTTCTGCCGGACAGGCACTGCAATCTGCTGGGCAATCTCGAGACTGCGAGGATTCTCGGAGAGCGGATTCTCGCTCTGCCGGATAAAACATGA
- a CDS encoding homoserine kinase — translation MPVKTTISEADLPNILTDYDLGEYRGFKTFANGAGQTTLLLETSAGKFVLRYYENRPQKHVFFEIQLLNYLRSVNFPVPAILKNRSGELFGTYKEKPFIIIEFVEGEHGENPNDIFDGKEVAEVIKAVASLHNLTKNYTPEYFKDREIFDVAYCWKEFVNKHSLLAKSEKGKWFKAELDKLEFPASLPKGLCHADLNYGNFLFKNGKIVAVLDFDMSFYTYLIYDIASLIYWWTWPPGMKVKEKQAAQIVSEYSKSRELSKEERMHIYDTLKLIILLGISWSEEGDFENEKEKIEFLNSMGRINFMLKLEIENV, via the coding sequence ATGCCAGTAAAAACTACAATTTCAGAAGCAGACTTGCCTAACATCCTTACCGATTATGATTTAGGCGAGTATCGGGGATTTAAAACATTTGCCAATGGTGCGGGGCAAACAACGCTCTTGCTTGAAACAAGCGCGGGAAAATTCGTCTTGCGGTATTACGAAAACAGGCCGCAAAAGCATGTATTTTTTGAGATACAGCTATTAAATTACTTACGAAGCGTAAATTTTCCCGTTCCGGCAATTTTAAAAAATCGTTCTGGGGAACTTTTCGGAACATACAAAGAAAAACCGTTTATCATTATCGAGTTCGTCGAGGGAGAACATGGTGAAAATCCGAACGATATTTTTGATGGCAAAGAAGTTGCTGAAGTTATAAAAGCAGTTGCATCATTACACAATCTCACGAAAAATTACACCCCGGAATATTTTAAAGACAGAGAGATTTTTGATGTTGCATATTGTTGGAAAGAATTTGTTAATAAACATTCTCTATTGGCTAAAAGTGAAAAAGGGAAATGGTTTAAAGCCGAATTAGACAAGCTGGAATTTCCAGCCTCTCTACCAAAAGGGTTATGTCATGCCGATTTAAACTACGGAAATTTTCTATTTAAAAATGGCAAAATAGTTGCGGTGCTTGATTTTGATATGAGTTTTTACACTTATCTTATTTACGATATTGCCAGTTTAATTTATTGGTGGACATGGCCTCCAGGAATGAAAGTGAAGGAAAAACAGGCGGCGCAAATTGTTAGCGAATATTCAAAATCGCGAGAATTAAGTAAGGAGGAACGAATGCATATTTATGATACACTAAAACTCATAATCCTTTTGGGTATCAGTTGGTCAGAAGAAGGCGATTTTGAAAATGAGAAAGAAAAAATAGAGTTTCTTAATTCGATGGGTAGAATAAATTTTATGTTAAAATTAGAAATAGAAAATGTTTGA
- the mnmA gene encoding tRNA 2-thiouridine(34) synthase MnmA yields MKILVAMSGGVDSSVAALLLKKAGHEVSGITLKLWEENSRCCNLADIHDAAAAARKIGIPHHAYDLKKNFLNEVVDYFIDSYRAGVTPNPCVICNQRVKMGTLLALSREWGFQALATGHYAGIGEFQGFRLLRQAADQAKSQEYFLCFLKSENLSSYFFPIGELSKTEARTLAREAGLPVAEKKDSQDVCFIPKHKKLWEVFPELLPKKPGKIVTEDGKVLGTHQGYYFQTIGQRRGLNLGLGVPYYVIRIVPAENLLVAGPEERLFSTAFCVSDLNIFFPGFEKLELSVKVRFAAKPTSCLVEPQDKGYKVTLSEPARAITSGQIACFYHGKFVVAAGVITANP; encoded by the coding sequence ATGAAAATCCTGGTCGCCATGAGCGGAGGTGTGGACTCGTCTGTAGCAGCGCTGCTTCTGAAAAAAGCCGGGCACGAGGTTTCGGGAATCACACTGAAGCTGTGGGAGGAAAATTCCCGCTGCTGTAATCTGGCAGACATACACGACGCAGCAGCTGCGGCCAGGAAGATCGGAATTCCCCATCATGCCTATGACCTTAAAAAGAATTTTCTGAACGAGGTAGTGGATTATTTCATAGATTCTTACCGGGCCGGGGTCACACCCAATCCCTGCGTGATTTGCAACCAGCGGGTGAAAATGGGTACTTTGCTCGCGCTCTCTCGGGAATGGGGATTCCAGGCACTCGCCACCGGTCATTATGCAGGGATCGGAGAATTCCAGGGATTCCGGCTGCTCAGGCAGGCGGCGGACCAGGCCAAAAGCCAGGAGTATTTTCTCTGCTTCCTGAAGAGCGAAAATCTGTCCAGCTACTTTTTCCCGATCGGAGAGCTTTCCAAGACAGAAGCCAGGACCCTGGCCAGGGAGGCAGGATTGCCGGTTGCGGAAAAAAAGGACAGCCAGGACGTCTGCTTCATCCCAAAGCACAAAAAATTATGGGAAGTCTTTCCTGAGCTGCTTCCTAAGAAACCAGGCAAAATCGTGACTGAAGATGGAAAAGTGTTAGGAACTCATCAGGGGTATTACTTTCAGACCATCGGACAGCGGAGGGGTTTGAATCTTGGCCTGGGCGTTCCTTATTATGTGATCAGGATCGTACCTGCAGAAAATCTGCTGGTGGCAGGACCTGAGGAGAGGTTGTTCTCCACAGCTTTCTGCGTATCTGATCTGAATATATTTTTTCCGGGTTTTGAAAAACTGGAACTATCCGTAAAGGTGAGGTTTGCCGCCAAACCAACTTCCTGCCTGGTAGAACCTCAGGATAAAGGGTATAAAGTCACTCTTTCCGAGCCAGCCCGCGCCATTACCAGCGGCCAGATCGCCTGTTTTTATCACGGTAAATTCGTAGTTGCTGCTGGAGTAATTACAGCCAACCCTTAG
- a CDS encoding tetratricopeptide repeat protein, with the protein MKKLFVFLLGCCSGLILLEGALRLAGLSIEQQRSGKKAGGQIVILCTGDSFTYGYGVGRDETYPAQLQSMLNRKYPGHGFSVVNGGIVGANSRRLLSDFEDKLLCYAPKIVVVQVGGQNRYNLSGYDDKMPRLSVDYIRYNLKSMRLLSYLLGNISEGLSEYSKKRGRELLEVIRTTDFKFETREATCSIDFSSSRGHLPNLYELAENYVKETRGKNGNTFLLQLGLGYIALEKCDLEKAFAHFRKALKLKPNDTGAMLGIGYTYSQAGMFEQALDWYGTALKLYPDYGEGYNLLAQLYSDAFQPDRAVSILEDGLSHDPDFADNLFFLGELKYRKNAFSEALDLFKKAEAAGLNEEDCRQIESYRQQMDILNTGSTEVREASLLYFSAETADISSTAELEDIAWRHLVMNNYQQAQKYFSRAGDEENAAWVRKVVSREINGEKATGWLLDDLTTIKGICDKHQVRILFANYPDTANRGMLQISTRYRIPLVNNFQKFSELWKNGERRGDYFLPDTHCNARGCGVMAVDVMETLESQDWFQEMIKSRSIR; encoded by the coding sequence ATGAAAAAGCTGTTCGTCTTTCTGCTCGGCTGCTGCTCCGGATTGATTCTGCTGGAAGGAGCCCTGCGGCTTGCAGGTCTGTCCATAGAGCAGCAGAGATCCGGGAAAAAAGCTGGCGGACAGATCGTGATTCTCTGTACCGGCGATTCATTCACATACGGGTACGGGGTCGGCCGGGATGAGACTTATCCTGCACAGCTTCAGTCTATGCTGAACCGGAAGTATCCTGGCCATGGATTTTCCGTAGTCAATGGCGGGATCGTCGGGGCCAATTCCAGACGGCTGCTGAGTGACTTTGAAGACAAGCTGCTCTGCTATGCTCCAAAGATAGTGGTGGTGCAGGTTGGAGGACAGAATCGTTACAACCTGTCAGGTTATGATGACAAGATGCCCAGACTGTCAGTGGACTACATTCGATATAACCTGAAAAGCATGAGGCTTCTTTCTTACCTCCTGGGAAACATTTCTGAAGGACTGTCAGAGTACTCAAAAAAAAGGGGGAGAGAGCTTCTGGAAGTGATACGGACAACAGATTTCAAATTTGAGACCAGGGAAGCAACCTGTTCCATCGACTTTTCAAGTTCTCGGGGTCATCTGCCGAATCTTTACGAGCTTGCTGAAAATTATGTAAAGGAAACCCGAGGGAAAAACGGCAACACTTTTCTCCTGCAGCTTGGGCTTGGCTACATTGCTTTAGAAAAATGCGACCTGGAAAAAGCGTTTGCACATTTCCGCAAAGCGCTAAAGCTGAAACCAAACGATACAGGAGCTATGCTGGGGATCGGCTATACTTACTCGCAGGCCGGCATGTTTGAACAGGCCTTGGATTGGTACGGAACAGCATTAAAACTATATCCTGACTACGGAGAAGGATATAATCTGCTGGCACAGTTATACAGCGACGCGTTTCAACCCGACAGGGCTGTAAGTATATTAGAAGACGGACTCAGTCATGATCCGGATTTTGCCGACAATCTATTTTTTCTCGGAGAACTCAAGTACAGAAAAAATGCTTTCAGCGAAGCCCTGGATCTTTTCAAAAAAGCGGAGGCTGCCGGACTGAATGAAGAAGACTGCAGGCAGATCGAATCTTACAGACAGCAGATGGACATCCTGAATACCGGGAGTACGGAAGTAAGGGAAGCAAGCCTGCTTTACTTTTCTGCTGAGACTGCTGACATATCTTCAACTGCGGAGCTGGAAGACATTGCCTGGCGACATCTGGTAATGAATAATTATCAGCAGGCGCAGAAGTATTTCAGCAGGGCCGGAGACGAAGAGAATGCCGCATGGGTGAGAAAGGTTGTTTCCAGAGAGATAAACGGGGAGAAGGCGACCGGCTGGCTGCTGGACGACCTGACGACAATCAAGGGCATCTGCGACAAGCATCAGGTACGGATCCTGTTCGCGAATTATCCTGATACGGCAAACCGGGGCATGCTGCAGATTTCAACCAGATACAGGATACCTCTGGTGAATAATTTCCAGAAATTCAGCGAATTGTGGAAGAATGGCGAGAGACGCGGTGATTATTTCCTTCCTGACACCCATTGCAATGCACGGGGGTGCGGAGTAATGGCCGTCGATGTGATGGAAACACTTGAATCTCAGGACTGGTTTCAGGAGATGATCAAAAGCCGATCTATCAGATAA
- a CDS encoding transposase, translated as MSRQLRIEFENAYYHVMSCGNTRSRIFRDNDDRVKFISYLEETYRKFGILIHSYCLLRNHYHLFIRTPQPSLCKAMHFINASYTKYYNSKYKRKGHLFAGRFRAILIDSDNYALTVSTYIHLNPVRAGIIVQPWKYEWSSCFYFTGTDLEIPEFIDTSLILEYFKGKNGGKNKAYLDYLTEKIGQNDKDPGELAEAGLILGSEEFSNRIKNRYVKVLKKDRSIPAIGQLQKDKNLIQMLWEQLKKFDWASENEKRKFSIFLLQKHTDANLAELQRLFPELSVSGVSQAGRRMRISMEQDKTVQKRMEEIEKQILSIV; from the coding sequence TTGTCTAGACAACTCAGGATCGAATTTGAAAATGCCTATTACCATGTCATGAGCTGCGGGAATACCAGAAGCAGGATTTTCCGCGACAACGATGACAGGGTAAAATTCATTTCTTATCTAGAAGAGACTTACCGGAAATTCGGTATCTTGATTCACAGTTATTGTCTCTTGAGAAATCATTACCACCTGTTTATCCGGACTCCACAACCCAGCCTCTGCAAAGCGATGCATTTCATCAATGCCAGTTACACAAAATATTACAACTCAAAATACAAGCGGAAAGGCCACCTTTTTGCAGGAAGATTCCGAGCTATTCTTATAGATTCTGATAATTATGCATTAACTGTGTCTACTTATATACATCTGAATCCTGTAAGAGCTGGTATAATTGTTCAGCCATGGAAATATGAATGGAGCAGTTGCTTCTACTTTACAGGAACTGATCTGGAAATTCCGGAATTCATCGATACCAGTCTGATACTTGAATATTTCAAAGGGAAGAATGGTGGAAAAAATAAAGCTTACCTGGATTATCTTACAGAAAAGATAGGGCAGAATGATAAAGACCCAGGAGAATTAGCAGAGGCTGGCTTAATACTGGGCAGTGAAGAATTTTCTAACAGAATAAAAAATCGATATGTCAAAGTACTGAAAAAAGATAGAAGCATACCGGCAATCGGACAATTACAGAAAGATAAAAACTTAATCCAGATGCTTTGGGAGCAGTTAAAGAAGTTCGACTGGGCCAGCGAAAACGAGAAGCGGAAATTCAGCATTTTTTTATTGCAGAAACATACTGATGCGAATCTGGCAGAATTGCAGCGGCTTTTCCCGGAGTTAAGTGTTTCCGGTGTAAGCCAGGCAGGCCGGAGAATGAGAATTTCAATGGAACAGGATAAAACAGTCCAAAAGCGCATGGAAGAGATTGAAAAGCAGATTTTGTCAATTGTATAG
- a CDS encoding tetratricopeptide repeat protein: MRQKLLVVFLGLFCGLLLLEAFFQATGFFVKLRRDIQKRQGSVRTILCLGDSFTYGYGLDRKDSYPAQLEELLKLKYPGSDYSVINAGIVGANSRMVLKDLPDYLRKYSPAIIVLQAGGQNRFNLSGYDDKIAGFDYIRYNSRVIRLFRFLLANFSEKGFLAWRSDQSLISPENLLRPRDFSFNTGEISCAIDFTKQQGKIWEYLRAGDLAAAGRYLEGSTSEAEARGVFYIMSNLLDAAENYLNEQGTKNGSAFLVQLGLGFISAEKCELDSAISHFRQALRLKPNDTGALIGLGYAYFQAGMFDYARDWYETALALYPACAEGYNQLAQLYCDSFQFDKAVSVLEEGLKHAPDFADNLYSLGKLKLRKYNFSEAETLFSKALAAGLNEEDSNRIAYYREQMSILKNQDPAVSGMSQFYFPAEPDLSSTTELCDLAWKHVEQGNYEQALKFFDLAGDRRNAAWVRKILSSEISGSDAYRWLIEDLETINRFCSANGIHLILQNYPESGNKAMIQISAKELVPLVDNFRKFSLLWKAGGKREEYIRPDGHCSGRGCALMAENVLEVLEAKGWL; the protein is encoded by the coding sequence TTGCGGCAGAAACTTCTGGTCGTTTTTCTTGGATTATTCTGCGGATTGCTGCTGCTGGAAGCATTTTTTCAGGCAACCGGCTTTTTCGTAAAGCTGCGGCGGGACATTCAGAAGCGGCAGGGCAGTGTGCGAACCATTCTCTGCCTGGGTGACTCCTTCACATACGGGTATGGCCTGGACAGGAAAGATTCCTATCCAGCTCAACTGGAAGAGCTTTTGAAACTGAAATACCCCGGCTCAGATTACTCTGTAATCAACGCAGGGATCGTGGGCGCAAATTCCAGAATGGTTTTGAAGGACCTGCCTGACTATCTCCGGAAATATTCCCCTGCGATCATTGTCCTGCAGGCAGGAGGGCAGAATCGTTTCAATCTGTCAGGCTATGACGACAAAATAGCTGGATTTGATTACATTCGATACAATTCCAGAGTGATCAGACTGTTCCGTTTCCTGCTGGCAAATTTCTCAGAGAAGGGATTTCTTGCCTGGCGGTCGGATCAATCATTGATTTCCCCTGAAAATCTGCTCAGACCGCGCGATTTCAGTTTCAATACAGGTGAAATTTCCTGTGCCATTGATTTTACAAAGCAGCAGGGCAAGATCTGGGAATATTTAAGAGCCGGAGATTTAGCGGCTGCCGGCCGGTACCTGGAGGGCAGTACGAGCGAAGCTGAAGCCAGGGGAGTTTTCTACATCATGTCCAATCTGCTGGACGCAGCTGAAAATTATCTCAATGAGCAGGGCACAAAAAATGGCAGCGCATTCCTGGTGCAGCTTGGCCTTGGATTCATTTCAGCCGAAAAATGCGAACTGGATTCCGCGATCAGTCATTTCAGGCAGGCTCTCAGGCTGAAACCGAATGATACAGGTGCACTGATCGGCTTAGGATATGCATATTTTCAGGCAGGCATGTTCGATTATGCGAGGGACTGGTATGAAACCGCTCTCGCACTTTATCCAGCCTGCGCTGAAGGCTATAATCAGCTGGCACAGCTGTATTGCGACAGTTTCCAGTTCGACAAGGCAGTCAGTGTTCTGGAAGAGGGTCTGAAGCATGCCCCGGATTTTGCCGACAATCTTTATTCACTCGGCAAACTGAAACTCAGAAAATACAACTTCAGTGAAGCGGAAACACTTTTTAGCAAGGCCCTGGCCGCAGGCTTGAATGAAGAGGACAGCAACCGCATTGCGTATTACAGGGAACAGATGTCGATCCTGAAAAATCAGGATCCTGCAGTAAGTGGGATGAGCCAGTTCTATTTTCCGGCAGAACCGGATTTAAGCTCTACAACCGAACTTTGCGACCTGGCCTGGAAACATGTGGAGCAGGGAAATTACGAACAGGCTCTGAAATTTTTCGACCTGGCCGGCGACAGGCGGAACGCTGCCTGGGTCCGGAAAATATTATCCTCTGAAATCAGCGGTTCGGATGCATACAGATGGCTGATCGAAGACCTGGAGACCATCAACCGGTTCTGTTCTGCGAACGGGATACATCTGATCCTGCAGAACTATCCTGAATCCGGGAACAAAGCCATGATCCAAATATCTGCCAAAGAACTGGTGCCGCTGGTGGACAATTTCCGGAAGTTCAGCCTCCTCTGGAAAGCGGGGGGGAAGAGGGAGGAGTATATCCGGCCTGACGGGCATTGCAGCGGCAGAGGATGTGCGCTGATGGCTGAGAATGTCCTGGAAGTGCTAGAAGCTAAGGGTTGGCTGTAA
- a CDS encoding helix-turn-helix transcriptional regulator: protein MSQGDVARILDVHRSYVSGLERGRRNQSLLTVHKVAKALGVSSNNLLK from the coding sequence ATATCGCAGGGCGATGTGGCAAGAATTTTAGATGTTCACAGGTCGTATGTTAGTGGCTTGGAACGAGGAAGGAGAAATCAGTCATTATTGACCGTTCACAAAGTTGCTAAAGCTCTCGGTGTTTCCTCAAATAATTTATTGAAATAA